Proteins co-encoded in one Flavivirga eckloniae genomic window:
- a CDS encoding T9SS type A sorting domain-containing protein, producing the protein MKKTLLFLTLTLLMTSTQFSYGQIKTEYFPEKNGKNRIANIPKRFKATKSTLLPSFNLKRMVDEDSESEGEIKPYRFGKGFDVNIDIKAQDWEEVDDKRIWAMAFESKGAKSINFVFDKLHLIEGAELYIYNDTGSVVYGPVTHLNNLTQGVFLTDLIHGEHVTLYIHEPQNKKESSNLRIKRVVHGYRGVGEMLNGSPGASESCNNNINCFSAWDLQSDAVGLVLLANGTEWCSGSLIMSADQSFRPYFLSAFHCIDTNSNRAVSAGERNAAEDWMFKFQFKYTTCSGTTVASSFTYNDATFRAGWFNTDFLLMELDQSPIGNNQMSLAGWDRGAATPNSGAGIHHPAGDVMKISIENNGFLTSSWNGANNHWRLNFDDGVVQHGSSGSPIFNQDRRIVGQLHGNQSYNSGLSYCAQSRAEYGRFNVSWTGGGTNATRLSNWLDPCGSGATTTNTSRPPNITGSSTVCSNTKYTLNNLPAGSTISWSSSSKIKRVSSQGSNPCTFRNTGSGSGWITATVTPPNGCGNTFQVRRNLSVGGKVDFTWNGTGPYGQVDVSITSGSPPFKIYRASTLLYSGYQSFTTVNFGCNGGPIRVEANTPCGVTSSGTDIVPQGCASFRGQQLMMAHPNPSNTAFNISPKDVFKKAISNEHIGPVTLELYDFSGNLLSTQKFEELNADTKMNVSNLKKGLYVLRIRAKEIDEVHRVIVE; encoded by the coding sequence ATGAAAAAAACGCTACTATTTTTAACTCTAACACTCCTAATGACCTCGACCCAATTTAGCTATGGGCAAATCAAAACTGAATATTTCCCTGAAAAAAATGGCAAGAATAGGATTGCCAACATTCCTAAGAGATTTAAAGCTACCAAAAGCACTTTACTACCAAGTTTCAACCTAAAAAGAATGGTAGACGAGGATAGTGAAAGTGAGGGAGAAATAAAACCTTATCGCTTTGGTAAAGGTTTTGATGTAAATATCGATATAAAAGCACAGGATTGGGAAGAGGTTGATGATAAACGAATATGGGCAATGGCATTTGAATCGAAAGGTGCTAAATCCATAAATTTTGTATTCGACAAACTACATCTTATCGAAGGTGCTGAGCTATATATTTATAATGACACAGGAAGCGTCGTATATGGCCCTGTAACTCATTTGAATAACTTGACTCAAGGTGTTTTTTTAACCGACTTAATTCATGGAGAGCATGTTACTCTTTATATTCATGAACCCCAAAATAAAAAGGAAAGCTCTAATCTTAGAATAAAACGAGTTGTACATGGATACAGAGGGGTGGGAGAAATGCTAAACGGTAGTCCTGGTGCTTCTGAATCTTGTAACAATAATATTAATTGTTTTTCTGCTTGGGATTTACAATCAGATGCTGTTGGTTTGGTATTGTTGGCAAATGGCACTGAATGGTGCAGTGGTTCCTTAATAATGAGTGCTGATCAAAGTTTTCGCCCATACTTTTTAAGTGCATTTCATTGTATTGACACAAATTCTAATAGAGCTGTGAGTGCGGGTGAACGAAACGCTGCTGAAGATTGGATGTTTAAATTTCAATTTAAGTATACTACATGTAGTGGCACAACAGTTGCGAGTAGCTTTACTTATAACGATGCAACATTTAGGGCTGGGTGGTTTAACACCGACTTCTTATTAATGGAACTCGACCAATCTCCTATAGGGAATAACCAAATGTCTTTGGCAGGTTGGGACAGAGGTGCCGCTACACCAAATAGTGGAGCGGGAATTCATCATCCAGCTGGGGATGTAATGAAGATTTCAATTGAAAATAATGGTTTTCTAACATCCAGCTGGAACGGTGCTAATAATCATTGGCGTCTTAATTTTGATGATGGGGTTGTACAACATGGGTCATCTGGTTCTCCTATTTTTAATCAAGACCGAAGAATCGTTGGACAACTTCATGGAAACCAAAGTTACAATTCCGGACTAAGCTATTGCGCACAGTCCCGAGCTGAATATGGAAGGTTTAATGTTTCGTGGACTGGTGGTGGTACTAATGCAACCAGGTTAAGTAATTGGCTAGATCCTTGCGGAAGCGGAGCAACAACCACTAACACCTCTAGACCACCGAACATTACTGGCAGTTCAACTGTTTGCTCGAATACAAAATACACACTTAATAATTTACCCGCAGGCTCAACCATTTCATGGAGCTCTAGTAGTAAGATTAAACGAGTTTCATCCCAAGGATCCAACCCTTGTACATTCCGGAATACCGGTTCTGGCAGTGGTTGGATTACAGCAACAGTAACACCTCCCAATGGTTGCGGAAATACTTTTCAGGTAAGGCGAAATCTATCTGTAGGAGGAAAAGTAGATTTTACATGGAATGGAACTGGCCCTTATGGACAAGTAGATGTATCAATTACCAGTGGCAGCCCTCCATTTAAAATTTACAGGGCAAGCACATTATTATACTCAGGTTATCAAAGTTTTACTACAGTAAACTTTGGTTGTAATGGAGGTCCTATAAGAGTGGAAGCCAATACACCTTGTGGTGTTACTTCGTCAGGAACTGATATCGTTCCTCAGGGTTGTGCAAGTTTTAGAGGGCAACAGTTAATGATGGCCCACCCTAATCCATCAAACACCGCATTCAATATTTCCCCAAAAGATGTATTTAAGAAAGCAATATCTAATGAGCATATTGGGCCTGTAACTCTAGAACTTTATGATTTCAGTGGAAACTTATTATCTACCCAAAAGTTTGAGGAACTTAATGCGGATACTAAAATGAATGTTTCTAATTTGAAAAAAGGCTTGTATGTACTACGTATTAGGGCAAAGGAAATAGATGAAGTGCATCGAGTAATTGTGGAATAA
- a CDS encoding DUF4407 domain-containing protein, which produces MLKQFFITCSGSDTDILEQCSKGEQNKYAGIGATVFFTAVMAFIAASYALYTVFDNVFTAIVFGFIWGLLIFNLDRYIVSTIKKTGNFTDELIQASPRIILAIIIAIVISKPLELKIFEKEINQVLLEQKNALTLANKNQISEQFTPSIEALQNEIAGLQNDIDTKEAEVNALYDTYIAEAEGTAGTKLLGKGPVYKEKRDKHDALLTELQQLKIENKAKITAIETQIALLKGDYETQVASSQPIINNFDGLMARVNALGELPWLPSFFIFLLFLAIETSPIIAKLLAPKSAYDYKLEDQETAVKTNVLQNKNQREALLKADHAINDRIYNDIESEDELYTYKRKKTRELMQLQADAFFKHQKNAF; this is translated from the coding sequence ATGTTAAAGCAATTTTTTATTACCTGCTCGGGTTCCGATACCGACATTTTGGAACAATGTTCAAAAGGCGAGCAAAACAAATATGCAGGTATTGGCGCCACTGTTTTCTTTACTGCAGTTATGGCTTTTATAGCCGCTAGCTATGCCCTCTATACGGTTTTCGACAATGTATTTACAGCCATTGTTTTTGGCTTCATCTGGGGATTACTTATTTTTAATTTAGACAGATATATCGTCTCTACCATTAAAAAAACCGGGAATTTTACAGATGAACTTATACAGGCATCTCCCAGAATAATTCTAGCTATTATTATTGCGATTGTAATATCGAAGCCATTAGAATTAAAGATTTTTGAAAAAGAAATCAATCAGGTGTTACTCGAACAAAAGAATGCGCTAACGCTAGCTAATAAGAATCAAATTTCAGAGCAATTCACACCCTCTATTGAAGCGCTCCAAAATGAAATAGCTGGTTTACAAAACGATATAGATACCAAAGAAGCTGAAGTAAATGCTCTATACGACACTTATATTGCTGAGGCAGAAGGAACCGCTGGCACTAAATTATTAGGCAAAGGTCCTGTTTACAAAGAAAAACGAGACAAACATGATGCTTTACTCACTGAGTTACAACAATTAAAAATAGAAAACAAAGCTAAAATAACAGCTATAGAAACTCAAATTGCTTTACTTAAGGGTGATTATGAAACCCAAGTGGCAAGTTCGCAACCCATTATTAATAACTTTGATGGTTTAATGGCTCGCGTAAATGCATTAGGTGAATTGCCTTGGCTACCTTCCTTTTTTATTTTTCTATTGTTTTTAGCGATTGAAACCTCTCCTATAATCGCAAAACTACTAGCTCCAAAAAGTGCTTACGACTATAAATTAGAAGATCAGGAAACAGCCGTTAAAACCAATGTGCTTCAAAACAAAAATCAACGTGAAGCTTTGTTAAAAGCAGATCATGCTATTAACGACCGTATTTATAACGACATAGAGAGTGAAGACGAATTGTATACTTATAAGCGCAAAAAAACGAGAGAACTAATGCAGCTACAAGCTGATGCCTTTTTCAAGCATCAAAAAAACGCCTTCTAG
- a CDS encoding MmcQ/YjbR family DNA-binding protein, with protein sequence MHIDQLREYCLSKKGTTEEFPFDEETLVFKVLGKMFALASLKRWEAGEASVNLKADPEYSEELRAEYNSIRPGFHMSKKHWNTLYVHEGELQPKLICHLIDHSYDMVVKGMTKKMRDSLLSM encoded by the coding sequence ATGCACATAGATCAACTAAGAGAATATTGTTTAAGCAAAAAAGGCACCACAGAAGAGTTTCCTTTTGATGAAGAAACACTGGTTTTCAAAGTTCTTGGGAAAATGTTTGCTCTAGCTTCCTTAAAGCGTTGGGAAGCAGGAGAAGCCTCAGTAAATTTAAAAGCAGATCCCGAATATTCCGAAGAGCTCAGAGCAGAATATAATAGCATTCGACCAGGGTTTCATATGAGTAAAAAACATTGGAATACCTTATATGTTCATGAAGGTGAATTGCAACCAAAACTAATATGTCATCTTATAGACCACTCGTACGATATGGTTGTAAAGGGTATGACTAAAAAAATGAGAGACAGTTTACTCTCAATGTAA
- a CDS encoding YybH family protein, which translates to MKKLILLFCLVSIFNGYSQTSEESDKKAILKVLKKQRLAWSDNNIDEFMESYWKSDSLKFYTSNGVTHGWENTLERYKKAYPTEDHTGKLNFRINAVTKIAEGAYYVMGEYHLKREVGNADGIFMIIFKKIDGKWKIIADTSS; encoded by the coding sequence ATGAAAAAGTTAATATTACTATTTTGCTTAGTTTCTATTTTTAACGGTTACTCTCAAACTTCTGAGGAAAGTGATAAAAAAGCTATTCTTAAAGTTTTAAAAAAACAACGCCTGGCTTGGTCCGATAATAATATTGACGAATTTATGGAGAGCTACTGGAAAAGTGATTCGCTTAAGTTTTATACCAGCAATGGCGTAACTCATGGTTGGGAAAACACATTAGAGCGGTACAAAAAAGCCTACCCTACAGAAGATCATACCGGAAAGCTAAATTTTAGAATAAATGCGGTTACCAAGATAGCTGAGGGTGCTTATTATGTTATGGGCGAATATCATTTAAAGCGTGAGGTTGGAAATGCTGATGGTATTTTTATGATTATCTTTAAAAAAATAGATGGCAAATGGAAGATTATTGCCGACACTTCGAGTTAA
- a CDS encoding GNAT family N-acetyltransferase, producing the protein MIEISTDKSKLQIEAIHRFLTETYWAKGRTIQAVKTSIENCLCFGVYKEAKQIGFARVATDYVVFAYLMDVFILPEYRGKGYSKELIKAIHEEPQLLSCKTWMLKTADAHGLYKQFGYTELNKPEIVMERIIK; encoded by the coding sequence ATGATTGAGATTTCAACCGATAAAAGCAAACTTCAAATAGAAGCGATCCATAGGTTTTTAACCGAAACATATTGGGCTAAAGGCAGAACGATTCAAGCAGTTAAAACCTCTATAGAAAATTGCTTGTGTTTTGGCGTTTATAAAGAAGCTAAGCAAATAGGTTTTGCCAGAGTAGCCACCGATTATGTGGTGTTTGCCTACCTGATGGATGTATTTATTTTACCAGAATATAGAGGTAAGGGCTATTCCAAAGAACTAATTAAGGCGATACATGAAGAACCTCAATTACTATCATGCAAAACATGGATGCTTAAAACAGCAGATGCGCACGGTCTATATAAGCAATTTGGATATACGGAATTAAACAAACCGGAAATAGTAATGGAACGAATTATAAAATAA
- a CDS encoding DMT family transporter encodes MKSQHIKNVLELSFATLLISSSAVLGKYIDMPTPVIIWWRSSLALIILYLFCRVNKISLKIYSTRDKSTFFISALFLAGHWVTYFYSIKISNVSIGVLSLFTFPALTSILEPLLTKTKFNKVHLLLGALVLIGIYMLVPEFNIAKSDVKGVIWGVISALLFSLRNIILKSSSHKYNGTMVMVYQLFVVTIVLSPALYFLGVSEIKTQYPYIIMLALLATAIGHSLFIKSLKHFSASTASIILSTQPLYAIILAFIFLKEIPNRNVFIGGTLIISTVIIESIRSKKT; translated from the coding sequence ATGAAAAGCCAACATATAAAAAATGTTCTGGAACTTAGTTTTGCGACCCTGCTAATAAGTTCTTCTGCCGTTTTGGGAAAGTATATCGATATGCCTACCCCAGTTATAATTTGGTGGCGTTCTTCGCTCGCTTTGATTATATTATACCTATTCTGCAGAGTAAATAAAATCAGTTTAAAAATATACTCGACAAGAGATAAATCAACATTTTTTATAAGCGCTTTATTTCTAGCAGGTCATTGGGTGACTTATTTCTATTCAATAAAAATTTCAAATGTCTCAATTGGTGTCTTATCGTTATTTACGTTTCCTGCGTTAACATCTATACTCGAACCCTTGCTTACAAAAACAAAGTTCAATAAAGTCCATCTGCTTTTAGGCGCTTTGGTTTTAATTGGTATTTATATGCTGGTACCAGAGTTTAATATTGCAAAATCTGATGTAAAAGGTGTTATTTGGGGAGTCATATCCGCTTTATTATTTTCATTGCGAAACATTATTCTAAAAAGTAGTTCTCATAAATATAATGGCACCATGGTGATGGTATATCAGCTTTTTGTGGTTACCATTGTTTTATCTCCAGCTTTATATTTCTTAGGGGTTTCCGAAATCAAAACGCAATACCCGTATATTATAATGTTAGCTCTATTAGCAACAGCAATAGGCCATAGCTTATTTATAAAAAGTCTTAAACACTTTTCTGCTAGTACTGCAAGCATTATTCTTAGCACGCAACCACTTTATGCTATTATCCTAGCATTTATTTTCTTAAAAGAGATTCCAAATCGTAATGTTTTTATCGGGGGCACATTAATTATTTCTACGGTTATTATAGAAAGTATTCGGTCTAAAAAAACATAA
- a CDS encoding GNAT family N-acetyltransferase — protein sequence MSIIVRKATLNDLPVLLEFEQGVIIAERPFNPTIKDGDINYYNIDELITHEDSEVFVAEINGNIVASGYAKIKTDRHYLKHTHQGYLGFMYVSEAHRGKRLNKMIVDALLKWCKARHVFEIRLDVYNDNIPAIKAYEKAGFKKHMINMRLDIENIELE from the coding sequence ATGTCTATAATAGTTAGAAAAGCAACATTAAACGACTTACCTGTTTTACTGGAATTCGAACAGGGTGTTATTATTGCTGAACGTCCTTTTAATCCTACAATAAAAGACGGCGATATTAATTATTACAACATTGATGAGTTAATAACCCATGAAGATTCGGAAGTGTTTGTTGCAGAAATTAACGGTAACATTGTGGCTTCTGGATATGCAAAAATTAAAACAGACAGACATTATTTAAAACATACCCATCAAGGCTATCTGGGTTTTATGTATGTTTCTGAAGCACATAGAGGCAAACGCCTAAACAAAATGATTGTTGATGCTTTATTGAAATGGTGCAAAGCTCGACATGTTTTTGAAATAAGACTTGATGTTTACAACGACAATATCCCCGCTATTAAAGCTTACGAAAAAGCAGGGTTTAAAAAACACATGATTAATATGCGTTTGGATATTGAAAATATTGAACTGGAATAG
- a CDS encoding PhnA domain-containing protein: MSVLQTLQERSNNTCELCTSTEGLKQYTIPPSLNENVANDVLVCKTCSDQIEGHAEMDANHWRCLNDSMWSEHAAVQIMAWRMLQRLRNEGWPKDLLDMMYLDDDALALARATGEHEDPDNKIVHRDVNGVVLKTGDAVVLVKDLKVKGSSMVAKQGTAVRNIRLDRDNAEYIEGKVGAQQIVIITKYVKKL; the protein is encoded by the coding sequence ATGAGCGTATTACAAACATTACAGGAAAGAAGTAACAATACCTGCGAATTATGCACCTCGACAGAGGGATTAAAACAGTATACCATCCCGCCGTCGTTAAACGAAAATGTAGCTAACGATGTGTTGGTTTGTAAAACCTGTTCAGATCAAATAGAAGGTCATGCAGAAATGGATGCAAACCATTGGAGATGTTTAAACGATAGTATGTGGAGTGAACATGCAGCTGTGCAAATTATGGCTTGGAGAATGCTACAAAGACTACGAAACGAAGGCTGGCCAAAAGATTTGTTAGACATGATGTATTTAGATGATGATGCTTTAGCTCTGGCGCGTGCCACTGGAGAACATGAAGATCCAGATAATAAGATTGTTCATAGAGATGTAAATGGTGTGGTTTTAAAAACCGGAGATGCCGTAGTTTTAGTAAAAGATTTAAAAGTAAAAGGCTCCAGTATGGTAGCTAAACAAGGTACGGCTGTTAGAAATATTCGTTTAGATCGTGACAATGCCGAATACATAGAAGGTAAAGTAGGCGCACAACAAATAGTTATTATTACTAAGTACGTGAAGAAATTGTAA
- a CDS encoding dipeptidase has protein sequence MNNIQSYIKENKDRFLNELIELLKVPSISADSAYRNDVLKTAEAIKNSLEKAGCDAVEICKTDGYPIVYGEKIIDKNLPTVLVYGHYDVQPPDPINLWDSPPFEPVIKKTALHPEGAIFARGACDDKGQMYMHVKAMEFMSSTNQLPCNVKFMIEGEEEVGSANLGIFVKNNREKLKNDVILISDTGMIAQDVPSITTGLRGLSYVEVEVTGPNRDLHSGLYGGAVANPINVLTKMIASLHDENNHITIPGFYDNVEELSDEERAEMAKAPFSLDHYKKALDINDVYGETGYTTNERNSIRPTLDVNGIWGGYTGEGAKTVIASKAYAKISMRLVPHQDWENITQLFKDHFESIAPKGVTVKVTPHHGGQGYVTPINSIGYKAASKAYQDTFGKTPIPQRSGGSIPIVALFEQELKSKTILMGFGLDSDAIHSPNEHFGIFNYLKGIETIPLFYKYFVELSK, from the coding sequence ATGAATAACATTCAATCATATATAAAGGAAAACAAGGATCGATTTTTAAATGAACTTATAGAACTACTTAAAGTTCCCTCTATAAGTGCCGATTCTGCTTACCGAAATGATGTTTTAAAAACAGCCGAAGCTATTAAAAACAGTTTAGAGAAAGCCGGTTGCGATGCTGTAGAAATCTGTAAAACAGATGGATACCCTATCGTATATGGCGAAAAAATTATAGATAAAAACCTTCCTACGGTATTGGTTTATGGTCATTACGATGTGCAACCACCAGACCCTATAAATCTTTGGGATTCACCACCTTTTGAGCCTGTAATTAAAAAAACTGCATTACACCCTGAGGGTGCTATTTTTGCTCGTGGTGCATGCGATGACAAGGGACAAATGTACATGCATGTAAAAGCTATGGAGTTTATGTCATCTACAAATCAACTACCATGCAATGTAAAGTTTATGATCGAAGGTGAAGAAGAAGTAGGTAGTGCTAACCTTGGTATATTTGTAAAAAACAATCGGGAAAAGCTAAAGAACGATGTTATTCTTATCTCAGATACCGGTATGATCGCTCAAGATGTACCGTCTATCACAACAGGATTACGTGGACTGAGTTATGTTGAAGTTGAAGTTACAGGACCTAATCGTGATTTACACTCTGGTTTATACGGAGGTGCTGTGGCTAATCCTATAAATGTTTTAACCAAAATGATCGCATCACTTCATGATGAAAACAATCATATTACCATACCTGGATTTTATGATAATGTTGAAGAATTGTCTGATGAAGAACGGGCAGAAATGGCTAAAGCGCCATTTAGTTTAGATCATTATAAAAAAGCATTAGACATAAACGACGTTTATGGCGAAACGGGATATACAACCAACGAACGTAATTCCATCCGCCCTACCCTTGATGTTAATGGTATTTGGGGAGGTTACACAGGTGAGGGTGCTAAAACAGTAATTGCAAGTAAAGCTTATGCAAAAATCTCTATGCGTTTGGTGCCACATCAGGACTGGGAAAACATAACGCAACTGTTTAAGGATCATTTTGAAAGCATAGCCCCTAAAGGTGTAACAGTAAAAGTAACCCCACACCATGGTGGACAAGGCTATGTAACTCCTATAAACAGTATAGGTTATAAGGCAGCCAGCAAAGCATATCAAGATACTTTTGGTAAAACACCTATTCCACAACGTAGTGGTGGTAGTATTCCTATTGTGGCCCTCTTTGAACAGGAACTAAAGAGTAAAACCATACTTATGGGCTTTGGTTTAGATAGTGATGCCATTCACTCACCAAACGAGCATTTTGGAATCTTTAATTATTTAAAGGGGATTGAAACGATTCCTTTGTTCTATAAATACTTTGTAGAATTATCTAAATAG